CATTGTTTTTAATAATGTCACAAACATGTTGATTCAAAGACGTGAACATTGTTTAAAAATTTAACTTTTTTAAAATGGTACAAACATTTTTTACATTTCATGATTTTTTAACATTATATAACGTTATTATTAAATGTCATATCCATTTTTGGAATCATGTGAAGTTTTTGGCAATGTCACATACCTTTTTTTTAATAATGGTACAAACATATTTTTAAAGGCTGACCGAACATCATTTTACAATACATTTACATTATTTAATACGCGGGTAATACGTATAGAAAAACCCAGCAATtttttataatatatatatatatattgtaaaTATATATAAATAGGTGAAATGGAAAAAAGACACGCGTGACGCGGCCACGGTTCCGTGGGTCGGCCCTGCATGCGAACCTCACGCAGAAGTCGATGCGGGTCGCATTGAGAGCTCCTAGACCTCCATTCATTCAGCTAGCGTTGCTAACCAACAGAAGCTGCGACCTGTTGTGATAATCAAAGGCTCGAACGTCTAAGTACATACTCTGTTGAATTCTTTTTTTAAAGTATGCATAAAGTATTTTGTATATCCGTTGAACATTTTGCAATATCcgttgaacattttcttaaataagttgaacattttaaataatacacgatgaacttttttgaaaatatgAATATACACGCTGAACAATTTTCGGATACGCACTGAACATTTGTAAAAGAACGTTGAACAATTTACGAATACACACTGAACATTATGTAATATATACAGTGAACAAAATTAAGAAACATATTGAGCATTTGTATATTCGTTGAAAAAACAAAACCGAAAGAAAAAAAACCAAAACCAAAAGAGGAAAACAGGACAAAAACCAAAAACCAGAAGAGAAACAAGAGAAAACCAAACCAGAAGAAACATAAACAAAACTAGAAGAAGAAAACCGGAACAAAAccagaagaaaaaaacaacaaaGAAAACCAAAACATGGAAGAAAAAAAACTAACGAAAGAAAAGCAGCGAACGAAAAAGAAGCATGCGAACCCGTAGTGGGCCGGCCCAACATGCACGCGAACGGAAACAGCTGTGAGCGTTTCCTCGGCAGCTTGCCGCACACGGGCGTCCAATAGGATTCACGGTCGCATTGGGTAATGCCAATGTGGCCTGTTGGATACGGCCCGACGTGAGAAAAATGGAGGAGTGTGGCAGGCTGACACAAATGGGTTAACAGCTTGCTGGGGCCCAAGTTTGGCCTGCTTCCGATCTGGTTGTGACCTTATTTAGATTAGACATAAGAGAGCTCCTCGCCAGCGCCTTCAGCGCCCGCTAGCGAACCCAGCGCCCGCTGCGTCGCTTGCATGGGCTTGGCCCAGCAACGCGCGCTGGCTCCCGCTCGCTAGCCGCCCACTCGATCGCTCGATCGCTGGTTCACGCAGCACGCTTGATCACTTTTTTTTCTCTTCTCGAGAATTGCTACATTATGTCATGATTTCTCTTAGGAAAAAACCAACCGGTTTTCTACAGTACATACTCTGGTTCttaggaaaaagttcatcgaattcgaaaaaaagttcaccgaatttgcaaaaaagttcatcaattttgaaaaaaatcattgaatacgaaaaaaagttcatcaaatttgaaaaaagttcatcaaatttaaaaaagttcatcgaatatgaaaaaaagttcatcgattttgaagaaaacttcatcggatttgaaaaaaggttcatcggattcaaaaaaaagttcatcgtattcaaaaaaagttcatcaattttgaaaaaaaatcatcgaatacgaaaaaagttcatcgattttgaagaaaagttcatcggatttgaaaaaagttcatcgaaaaaagttcatcgaagttGAAATAAAAGTTCgccagatttgaaaaaagttcgggATTATGAAAAAAGTCcagaaaattttgaaaaaagttcattgaatttggaaaaagttcattaaatttgaaaaaagttcattgattttgaaaaagttcacccACTTTCcagaaaaaaagttcacaaatttgaaaaaaagttcatcgattttgaaaaaagtttatcaattttgagaaatgttcacgaatttgaaaaaaagttcatcgcctttgaaaaaagttcatctactATCAGGAAAAAGGTTCACGAATTTCTTTCGCAAAAAAAAGTTCGCAACTTTGAGAAAAATGTAAAAGGGACatagaagaaaataaaaaagaagaaaaggccaaacaaaccactCTTTGACACTTAAGGTTCGTTGGTCGGGTGGTTATGGCGTTGAAGTCTTTAGAATCCAGTCGCTGGTTCGAATCCGGCTGGCGCGCACTTTTTCTCTTTTATAGAAACAAAGAACGATCATATGGGCCGGCCCGCTATCGAAACCTAGCGTACGGGGAGGGTGTGCGCCGTGTACCATAATGCCTATATTCGGCGCTTAAGGTGCCGAATAGGATTTGGCTAGACATAAGCTGGTAGGCCTTTATTTAGACTAGACATAAGATGGCGGGCTAGACAAAGATTACAAGAGGGATGGTACATCACATGTATTAGGGGTGACCAGACCGATCATGACGGATGGTCAAAGGCCTGTTTGATGGCCTCGACGGGCTTATCGTCGATTGTAATATGTTGCTTCATAAATGGGAGGAGCGTCTGTAGTCATGTCTGAGAGATGTAGCCATGTTGATCAACCTCGTTATCAAATTTCGGTTTCGTTGTTCATGCTCATGTGATTTTATTTCCAAATTGAGGGGCACGCCCCTGATTTCATTTTCAATGCTGAAGAACGAAACCGATAAACAAAGTCATAATGTTTTTTCGAGAGTACGTCAATGGCATACCATAGATTTACAGAAGAGAGAAGTATAATTACAAGATTGCGTCCTAGGTGCGAACACGAAGGACGATACAACACACGGGACACCAACGCCTCACTATCCTAAACTAACTTCTCACAAAAGCGTTGTAGTCCTCCGACGCCCACACCCGCCATCTTTCACTCAGCGATTTCATCCAGGATCATGAATGGAAGGTCGAACGCCGTCTTGTGCTCATTGGTCCTACTGAATACTCTAGTGTTCCTCTGCTTCCACAGGGCCCATGCTACTGCTGTCACCATCGTGTCAAAACCTCTTCGGTCAGCTTCATTGAAACCCGTGCACGCTGCGAGCCACCACTCCGTGAACTCATCCGCCTCTAGTGGCCCTTGCACGTTAATCTGAAGAAGGCCGAACACTCCGTGCCACACTTCCTGGGCATAGGTGCAGTTTGCCAGGATGTGTTCCACATTATCCTCCGCCTGCAAGCACGTATagcaggccgacggttggccttgtAGCCCGTGCCTGGCTCTCCTGTCCGACATCCACAATCTGTTCTGTAAGGCAAGCCAGACGAATAGCTTGCATTTGAGCGGTGCCCAGCTTCTCCAAGTGCAATCCGCAGTGGGCGATCTGGTCAGCTCGGAGCAGAGGTAGTGATAGACCGATTTGGCCGAGTAGGAGCCCGTCGTCGTGAGTGGCCAAGTGAAACTATCTGGTTGATCCGGATCCCTCACCACCGTGTTAATCGCATGACCAAGATGCATGAGCTGTATGAGGGCCGTGAAGGAGGTGTTTGCCTCAAAGTCATGTGTCCAGCTCGCGTCATCGAGTGCCTGATGCATCGTGCGTCTATTTGCCGTCCTGGCCGGGACCAAGGCGACCACTAATGGTGCAATGTCCGCTGCCGCCACTCCATAAATCCACCCGTCCTTCCAGAAAAGCACCCGCTCGTATTGACCAACGCATCAAACACCTCTTTAGCATCATCATCCTTCATCAAAGGCAGTCCTTGCCATGGGCGTTGGGCATCGGTCCTCTTGAGCCATTTCCATCTTACTCTGAGCGCAATTGCCTGCCATTTCAGGACAGAGTCATAATGTGATTGCTTGTCTTTGACGAATCGACATACACCTCAGATTATTCTAACGCCTGTCCGCGCCTACACGCGCCGGCCTCGGCCTCGATCAAGCCATGTCTTGAAGCAATAGTATACATAAATCACAAATATGGAGAACATATTAGAGTACTCTGCATTACAGTGGGCATGAATGATAGTATGCCATGAATCATGCGCCTTTGCCCCTTCGGGGCATACATACATGTGAAACGAAAAGTAGGCACCAACCAAAACGAAAGAGATGGAAAGACACGGGACCCTTTTTGGCAATATGCCAACGACCAACGCCTCAACCACCGGCCTAGCTCATGCTCAGCCACACGCAGGCAGGCAGCAGCggtagggcagccacaccctttacTCTCTGAGATCCaaaccaaaaagaagaagcaaagtgtAGGTAGGAGGAGCTCGCGGTAGGAGCGCCGTAGTATAGCAAGCAAACACACGACGAAATTAACCAAGGCACGCGCGCCACCGTCCGTTCCGTTCACGGGCTCCATCCCTCAGCACTCCGGCGTGAGCGAGCGGTCCCTCCGGAAGTCCTGGCAGTAGTAGTAGACCATgtggcgctgctgcgcccaccgcaTCGCCGCGTACTGCTGCCGCGTGAGCCCCGTGCCGGCGGGGGACGCCCGGGCCGGGCGGCACGAGGGCGGGGCGCCGGCCCCGCACCCAGCGACCACGAAGCGGTCGAAGCGCGCCACGAACGGCTGGTAGCTGTAGTCGGCCCGGTGCCGGCCGTCGTCGGTGGCCCAGTCGGAGGCGTCCCAGATGGAGCCGTACGCCCACATGGGGCGGTCCGGGAAGGTGAGCTCCGTCTTGCGCTCGTACCGCCGGACGGGCACGTCGTCCACGAAGAAGGTGATGGCGTCCGGGTTCCAGAGGATGGCGTAGGTGTGGAAGCCGGCGGTGGGGTCGAACCAGAGGTGGAACCGCATCTCCCGCCCGATGATCCGCCCGTCACCGCTGCCGCGGACGTACACGTTGGTCTGCAGCGTGTAGGGCTCGCCGGGGATGGTGCCCAGGAACTCCATGTCGATCTCGTCGTGGAACCCGGGGTGCGCCTCGTTGTTGGACAGCTGCGCGCGCGTATCAGTTAACCTGTTACTGCCAGTACTAATCAACGTTGCATTATCTAGAGAATATATGTGTATGGTGCTTACGTAGAAGGCGGTGTTGGTGCCGGCGGTGTAGCCGGCGGGGAGCTTGATGCGGGTGGCGAAGTAGCCGTTCCTGTACGCATGCTTCGACTTGAACCCGCTACCTGCATAGATCAGATCAGATGTGAGGCGAGGGAATGTTCACCAACATAATCAAGCAGCAGCAAATCAATCCCTCCATAGATCAGCATAAGAGTAGACAACAGTGATCTATCACTGCTGCCACGTCCGTGGTGGCCCAAACCGCACTGTGCTTATCGCCGTGCGATGCACAGGCCGGGGGCTCCTCCATTACCAAAAGGGAAAACGCACTGTGCCCGTGCTTCAGATTCGACACAGGTGACACCGACGATTCAACGTGGCGCTAGTGACGTCTCTTTCGCTACAGCACGGGCCTGAACAGTGAATTCACGTACTAGTACGTGCGTCGGTGACACTGTTGCCAAAAAAACAAGAGCCaaatatacatgcatgcatgcacctaaACTATACTACTGGTTGAATTTTAAAAACAATTGGCAGTCTTTCCAGAGATgcgcaaagaagaagaaaaaaattgcACGTACCGCAGGTCTTGTCGAGCCAGATGGTGAtggccgaatggtcgccggagagcGTCTGGTGCTGCGGGCCCCACTTGTTGCTGTACGCGCGGTTGAACACCACCGGCCTGAACCTCGAGCTCGGGTAGTAGCCGGGGGAGGGCTGCGCGTCGGAGGAGGCCACCGCCATTGCCAGGAGCAGCAGCGCCATGGCCGGGAGCAAGGAGGCGCTGGCCATTGTTGCTCCGCGGAGCTACTGGCTGGCTAGAGCTAGGTGCTCCCTCCTggtgagaggagagagagagagtacactTGGTAGCTAAGCGAGCTGCTTTGGGGAGAGTGTATGTCCGTGTTGAGACAATATATAGGAGGAGAACAGAGAAAGGAAGAGACCAAGTTGGCCCACTCACACGAGAGGGAGTTGGGTAGTGATGAGGCAGCGTGAGTAAATGATAAATGTGCGGATGCAGGTGGATCCATGGAAGATGAAGGGAAGCACCCTCTAGGTACCCACCACATCTTCTCACCTCAGTTTCACCTGACCTGCCGGCGAAGGATGCTGCCTTTGGCAAGTGCCAAGTACCTAGAGCCAAAGTGCTTGCATGCAAGGGTAATTTCAACGCTGTGCGGCCATGGAACACGGTGCACCAAATGTCCGCTCGTGTTCATTTCCTATATCTGAAGCACTCAAAATAGTTTAAGATAAATATCAACATTCATCCCTAATCATGTTGTGTAAATATTTCAATGCACAATAATTTAAATATAAATATTACAATTCACACATGAAGTTTTCCAGTAAAATAGTTCAATTTTGAATCAACTTATCCGGACATGTTTTTTAGCTCTCCCTCGAAGTGCCCACAAATACTCAACCAGATCATTCTGAAGTTGTTCATGAGTTGCTCGATGGTTATTTGTTGATATTTGGAAGAAAAAAAAATCCTCAAATGTCACCGGATTCTTCTCTGAAAGTTAGATAGGATCACCCATTTGCTCAAATTCCTAACCGTGGCAAACTCCGTCATCCTCATCCTCCACAATCATGGTGGGCATTAACACACAAGCTGCCATCAGCTCGTAGAACATCTGTGCACCTCATACTTTTGCAGGTCCATGAACAATCAAAAAATGGGCTTGAAGCACTCCAAATGCCCTCCCGACGTCCTTTCTAACTCCTTGTCTTTGAAAAAAAAGAGAGATCTTTTCTCACCTCTTGGATCAGATATGGTCTTGACGAAGGTCGGCAACGTAGGATAAATACCATCACAAAGATAAATAGCTTATGTTTTAGTCATGACCATCAATGGTATAGTTGCActgaggagcttctcccgcacacaCCATGCAGACAATGAAGACCACTATAGcaggttgatgtcattgtgagacttgttggggaacgttgcatggaaaacaaaaaaaatctacgcacacgcaagatctatccatggagatgcatagctacgagaggggagagcatctacatacccttgtatatcactaagcggaagcgtttatcaatgcggttgatgtagtcgtacaccttcacgacccgtcccgatcaagcaccgaacgtacgtcatctccgcgttcagcacacgttcagctcgatgatgtcctcgacttctcgatccagcaagagagacgaagtagtagatgagttccggcagcacgacgatgtggtgaggATAGTGGTGAAACTTTTCCGCAGGGCTTTGTCAAGCACAACAGTTTAGAGTGGAggacgaactagagggagaggCGGCACCGACACACGGCTTGGGGATTCGTGGTGTGTGGCgtcccctcccctcctctcatatatataggtggagggaaaGGAGAGGTAGCCCTAGGGCGTGCCCCAAGGGGCCGGCGGCTGCCCTAGGTGCCTGcctaggcgcccccaccccctcttCCATATTTGGTGcatgggggaaggaaagggggccggctgCCCTAGGGTGCCCCTCCTTCCTTCTGGCGCGCGGGTAAGGGAGGTGGAGCGCGCCCAGGCCCCTTGTGGGTTGGTGCGTCTCcctccttggcccatgaggcccaccaaGTAGGTATAACCTACCAGAACCCCTTCCTGCACTTCGATGGTAATCCGGTGCATTCTGAAACCTTTCCGAAACCCGAATaccttcgtcctatatatcaatctttacccccggaccattccgaagctcctcgtcatgtctgtgatctcatctggaactccgaacagcattcggtcaccaacatacataactcatatatagtaccatatcgttaagtgtgcggaccctacgggttggagaatgatgtagacatgaccgagacgcttctccggtcaatagccaatagtggtacctggatgcccatattggttcctacatattctatgaagatctttatcggtcaaacctttatgacaacgtacgtagttccctttgtctgtcggtatgttacttgcccaagattcgatcgtcagtatctgcatacctagttcaatctcgttaccggcaagtctctttactcattccataatacatcatcttttaactaactccttagtcactttgcttgcaagtttcttgtgatgatgtattaccgagagggaccagagatacctcttcgtcatacggattgacaaatcccaatctcgattcacgccaacccaacagataccttcggagatacctgttgaGCACctatatgatcacccagttatgaagtgatgtttgatagcacacaaggtattccttcggtatccgggagttgcatgatttcatggtcgaaggaatatgtatttgacattaagaaatcagtagcaataaactaaacgatcatatgctaagctaacggacgggtcttctccatcatatcattctcataatgatgtgatcctgttatcaagtgacaactcatgtctatggtcaggaaaccttaaccatcttttgatcaacgttctagtctagtagaggcttattagggacttggaatttgcttatgtattcacacatgtatttaagtttccgatcaataaaattatagcatgaataataaacctttatcatgattaaggaaatataatagtaaccactttattattgcctctagggcatatttccaatagtctcccacttgcactagagttaataatctagattacatagtaatgaatctaacacccatggagtcttggtcttgatcatgttttgcccgctgaagaggtttagtcaacgggcctgccacattcagatccgtatgtattttgaaatttCTATGTATCCATCCTTGAccatttcacgaatggagttgaagtgtcgcTTGATGTGtttagttctcttgtgaaacctggattccttggctaaggcaattgctccagtgttgtcacaaaagattgtcattggacccgatgcactgggtattacacccagatcgaatatgaactccttcatgtaGACTCCTTCATGCGTTGCTTCTGAAGCAGGTATGTActtcacttcacatgtagatcccgccacgacgctctgcttagaactgcaccaactgacagctccaccattcaatataaatatgtatccggtttgcaacatagagtcatccggatctgtgtcgaagctagcatcgacgtaaccctttacgacgagatcttcatcacctacataaacgagaaacatatccttggtccttttcaggtactttaggatattcttgaccgttgtccagtgatccactcctggattactttggtacctccctaccaaacttatggcaaggcacacatcaggtctggtacacagcatggcatacattatagaacctatggttgatgcatagggaatgactttcattctctctctatcttctgccgtggtcggactttgagtctgactcaatttgacaccttgtaacacagacaagaaccctttctttgactggtccattttgaacttctttagaactttgtcaaggtattggctttgtgaaattcctattaagcgccttgatctatccctatagatcttgatgcccaatatgtaagcagcttcaccaaggtctttcattgaaaaattcttatttaaATATccgtttatgctatctagaaattatatatcatttccaatcagcaatatgccatccacatataatatcataaatgctacagagctcccactcactttcttgtaaatacaggcttcaccgcaagtttgcataaaaccaaatgctttgatcacctcatcaaagcgtatattccaactttgagatgcttgctgttggggaacgtagtaatttcaaaaaaattcctacgcacacgcaagatcatggtgatgcatagcaacgagaggggagagtctgatctacgtacccttgtagaccgacagcggaagcgttagcacaacgcggttgatgtagtcgtacgtcttcacggcccgaccgatcaagtaccgaaactacgacacctccgagttctagcacacgttcaactcgatgacgatccccggactccgatccagcaaagtgtcggggaagagttctgtcagcacgacggtgtggtgacgatcttgatgtactaccgtcgcagggcttcgcctaagcaccgctacaatattatcgaggattatggtggaagggggcaccacacacggctaagaatatgatcacgtggatcaacttgtgtgtctaggggtgccccctgcccccgtatataaaggagcaggggaaggtgcggccggccaggaggagggcacgccaggaggagtcctactcccaccgggagtaggattccccccttttcctacttggaataggattcaggagggggaaagaggagagagagaaggaagggggggtgccgcccccctctccttgtcctattcggactagggggggaggggcccagccctggccacctctcctctcttccactaaagcccactaaggccNNNNNNNNNNNNNNNNNNNNNNNNNNNNNNNNNNNNNNNNNNNNNNNNNNNNNNNNNNNNNNNNNNNNNNNNNNNNNNNNNNNNNNNNNNNNNNNNNNNNNNNNNNNNNNNNNNNNNNNNNNNNNNNNNNNNNNNNNNNNNNNNNNNNNNNNNNNNNNNNNNNNNNNNNNNNNNNNNNNNNNNNNNNNNNNNNNNNNNNNNNNNNNNNNNNNNNNNNNNNNNNNNNNNNNNNNNNNNNNNNNNNNNNNNNNNNCTCCGGGTACTCCGGTAAaaccccgatttcacccggaacacttccgatatccaaatataggcttccaatatatcaatctttatgtctcgaccatttcgagactcctcgtcatgtccgtgatcacatccgggactccgaacaaacttcggtacatcaaaatgcataaactcataatataactgtcatcaaactttaagcgtgcggaccctacgggttcgagaacaatgtagacatgaccgagacacgtctccggtcaataaccaatagcggaacctggatgctcatattggctcccacatattctacgaagatctttatcggtcagaccgcataacaacatacgttgttccctttgtcatcggtatgttacttgcccgagattcgatcgtcggtatctcaatacctagttcaatctcgttaccggcaagtctctttactcgtttcgtaatacatcatcttgcaactaactcattagttgtaatgcttgcaaggcttatgtgatgtgcattaccgagagggcccagagatacctctccgacaatcggagtgacaaatcctaatctcgaaatacgccaacccaacatgtacctttggatacacctgtagagctcctttataatcacccagttacgttgtgacgtttggtagcacacaaagtgttcctccggcaaacgggagttgcataatctcatagtcataggaacatgtataaggcatgaagaaagcaatagcaacatattaaatgatcgggtgctaagctaatggaatgggtcatgtcaatcacatcattctcctaatgatatgatcccattaatcaaatgacaacacatgtctatggttaggaaacataaccatcttcgattaacaagctagtcaagtagaggcatactagtgacatttggtttgtctatgtatccacacaagtattatgtttccggataatacaattctagcatgaataataaacatttatcatgatataaggaaataaaataataacattattattgcctctagggcatatttccttcagtctcccacttgcactagagtcaataatctagattacacagtaatgattctaacacccttggagctttggtgctgatcatgttttgctcgtggaagaggcttagtcaacgggtctgctatattcagatccgtatgtatcttgcaaatctcgatgtctcccacctggactagatcccggatggaattgaagcgtctcttgatgtgcttggttctcttgtgaaatctggattcctttgccaaggcaattgcaccagtattgtcacaaaagattttcattggacccgatgcactaggtatgacacctagatcggatatgaactccttcatccagactccttcgtttgctgcttttgaagcagctatgtactctgcttcacatgtagatccctccacaacgctttgtttagaactgcaccaactgacagctccaccgtttaatgtaaacacgcatctggtttgcgatttagaatcgtccggatcagtgtcaaagcttgcatcaacgtaaccatttacgatgagctctttgtcacctccatatatgaga
This portion of the Triticum dicoccoides isolate Atlit2015 ecotype Zavitan chromosome 7A, WEW_v2.0, whole genome shotgun sequence genome encodes:
- the LOC119331719 gene encoding probable xyloglucan endotransglucosylase/hydrolase protein 32, whose translation is MASASLLPAMALLLLAMAVASSDAQPSPGYYPSSRFRPVVFNRAYSNKWGPQHQTLSGDHSAITIWLDKTCGSGFKSKHAYRNGYFATRIKLPAGYTAGTNTAFYLSNNEAHPGFHDEIDMEFLGTIPGEPYTLQTNVYVRGSGDGRIIGREMRFHLWFDPTAGFHTYAILWNPDAITFFVDDVPVRRYERKTELTFPDRPMWAYGSIWDASDWATDDGRHRADYSYQPFVARFDRFVVAGCGAGAPPSCRPARASPAGTGLTRQQYAAMRWAQQRHMVYYYCQDFRRDRSLTPEC